The Streptomyces sp. NL15-2K genome contains a region encoding:
- the ettA gene encoding energy-dependent translational throttle protein EttA — translation MAEFIYTMRKARKAHGDKVILDDVTTSFLPGAKIGVVGPNGAGKSTILKIMAGIEQPSNGDAFLTPGYSVGILLQEPPLTEDKTVLENVQEGVAEIKGKLDRFNEIAEQMATDYSDALLEEMGKLQEELDHAEAWDLDAQLEQAMDALGCPPGDWPVTNLSGGEKRRVALCKLLLEQPDLLLLDEPTNHLDAESVNWLEQHLAKYPGTVVAVTHDRYFLDNVAQWICEVDRGRLFPYEGNYSKYLETKAARLKVEGQKDAKRQKRLKEELEWVRSNAKGRQAKSKARLARYEEMAAEADKMRKLDFEEIQIPPGPRLGSIVVEVNNLSKGFGEKVLIDDLSFTLPRNGIVGIIGPNGAGKTTLFKMIQGFEEPDSGSIKVGDTVKISYVDQSRENIDPKKTLWAVVSDELDYINVGQVEMPSRAYVSAFGFKGPDQQKPAGVLSGGERNRLNLALTLKQGGNLLLLDEPTNDLDVETLSSLENALLEFPGCAVVVSHDRWFLDRVATHILAYEGESKWFWFEGNFESYEKNKIERLGPDAARPHRATYKKLTRG, via the coding sequence TTGGCTGAGTTCATTTACACCATGCGCAAGGCGCGTAAGGCGCACGGCGACAAGGTGATCCTCGACGACGTGACGACGAGCTTCCTCCCGGGGGCGAAGATCGGCGTCGTCGGCCCGAACGGCGCCGGCAAGTCGACGATCCTGAAGATCATGGCGGGTATCGAGCAGCCGTCGAACGGTGACGCCTTCCTCACCCCGGGTTACAGCGTGGGCATCCTTCTCCAGGAGCCTCCGCTGACCGAGGACAAGACCGTCCTGGAGAACGTCCAGGAGGGTGTCGCCGAGATCAAGGGCAAGCTCGACCGGTTCAACGAGATCGCCGAGCAGATGGCCACCGATTACTCGGACGCGCTGCTGGAGGAGATGGGCAAGCTCCAGGAGGAGCTCGACCACGCCGAGGCCTGGGACCTGGACGCCCAGCTGGAGCAGGCCATGGACGCGCTGGGCTGCCCGCCCGGCGACTGGCCCGTGACCAACCTCTCCGGTGGTGAGAAGCGCCGCGTCGCCCTGTGCAAGCTCCTTCTCGAGCAGCCCGACCTGCTGCTGCTCGACGAGCCCACCAACCACCTCGACGCCGAGTCCGTGAACTGGCTCGAGCAGCACCTGGCCAAGTACCCCGGCACCGTCGTAGCCGTCACCCACGACCGGTACTTCCTCGACAACGTCGCTCAGTGGATCTGTGAGGTCGACCGCGGCCGCCTCTTCCCCTACGAGGGCAACTACTCCAAGTACCTGGAGACCAAGGCCGCCCGACTCAAGGTCGAGGGCCAGAAGGACGCCAAGCGGCAGAAGCGGCTCAAGGAAGAGCTGGAGTGGGTGCGGTCGAACGCCAAGGGGCGGCAGGCCAAGTCCAAGGCACGCCTCGCCCGGTACGAGGAGATGGCGGCCGAGGCCGACAAGATGCGGAAGCTGGACTTCGAGGAGATCCAGATCCCGCCGGGGCCCCGGCTGGGCAGCATCGTCGTCGAGGTCAACAACCTCAGCAAGGGCTTCGGGGAGAAGGTGCTCATCGACGACCTCTCCTTCACGCTGCCGCGCAACGGCATCGTGGGCATCATCGGCCCGAACGGCGCCGGCAAGACGACCCTGTTCAAGATGATCCAGGGCTTCGAGGAGCCTGACTCCGGCAGCATCAAGGTCGGCGACACCGTCAAGATCTCCTACGTCGACCAGAGCCGCGAGAACATCGACCCGAAGAAGACCCTGTGGGCCGTGGTCTCGGACGAGCTCGACTACATCAACGTCGGGCAGGTGGAGATGCCCTCGCGGGCCTATGTCTCCGCCTTCGGCTTCAAGGGCCCGGACCAGCAGAAGCCGGCCGGCGTCCTGTCCGGCGGTGAGCGCAACCGCCTCAACCTGGCGCTCACCCTCAAGCAGGGCGGCAACCTGCTGCTCCTCGACGAGCCGACCAACGACCTGGACGTCGAGACGCTGTCGTCGCTGGAGAACGCTCTGCTGGAGTTCCCCGGGTGCGCCGTGGTCGTCTCCCACGACCGGTGGTTCCTCGACCGTGTCGCCACGCACATCCTCGCCTACGAGGGCGAGTCCAAGTGGTTCTGGTTCGAGGGCAACTTCGAGTCGTACGAGAAGAACAAGATCGAGCGGCTCGGGCCGGACGCCGCGCGTCCGCACCGCGCCACCTACAAGAAGCTGACCCGGGGCTGA
- a CDS encoding TetR/AcrR family transcriptional regulator: MSAIEHQGDVLPLGDGERCSGGCGPQRGVRARGAGPGSGRIRQKQRTRDALVEAARSLLESGHTPTVEQSADAAGISRTTAYRYFPNQRQLLLAAIPTIDRPSLLDQDAPDDVHPRLDLVMAEQTEILRKWEPQLRAALRLSLDQEPQTPREARPALRQGRAITWFEDALAPLAESHPHIDRRRLAVAIRAGCGIEAWVWMVDIAAVSRLEAATLMRESAQALPAAALAQTGAPSRP, from the coding sequence TTGAGCGCGATCGAACACCAGGGGGACGTGCTGCCCCTGGGGGACGGCGAGCGTTGTTCAGGAGGTTGCGGGCCCCAACGCGGTGTCCGTGCGCGGGGCGCCGGGCCGGGGTCAGGACGGATCCGGCAGAAGCAGCGCACACGCGACGCCCTCGTCGAGGCCGCCCGGTCCCTGCTGGAGAGCGGACACACCCCGACGGTGGAACAGTCGGCCGACGCCGCCGGCATCTCCCGCACCACGGCCTACCGCTACTTCCCGAACCAGAGACAGCTGCTCCTGGCCGCGATCCCGACGATCGACCGGCCCAGCCTGCTCGACCAGGACGCACCCGATGACGTCCACCCCCGCCTCGACCTGGTCATGGCCGAGCAGACGGAGATCCTGCGCAAGTGGGAGCCGCAACTGCGAGCCGCCCTGCGGCTGTCCCTGGATCAGGAACCACAGACGCCGCGCGAGGCCCGCCCGGCGCTGCGGCAAGGCAGGGCCATCACATGGTTCGAGGACGCCCTGGCACCGCTGGCCGAGTCGCATCCGCACATCGACCGCAGACGACTCGCTGTCGCCATTCGCGCCGGCTGCGGAATCGAGGCCTGGGTCTGGATGGTCGACATCGCAGCTGTGTCACGGCTGGAGGCCGCAACCCTCATGCGCGAGTCGGCGCAGGCGCTGCCGGCCGCGGCCCTGGCGCAAACCGGTGCACCTTCCCGGCCATAG
- a CDS encoding globin produces the protein MGDVKEIRRGTLQEQTFYEQVGGEETFRRLVHRFYEGVAEDPVLRPMYPEEDLGPAEERLTLFLIQYWGGPTTYSDNRGHPRLRMRHAPFTVNREAHDAWLKHMRDAVDSLGLSEEHEHTLWSYLTYAAASMVNTPD, from the coding sequence ATGGGTGACGTGAAAGAGATTCGGCGCGGCACGCTTCAGGAGCAGACCTTCTACGAGCAGGTCGGCGGGGAGGAGACCTTCCGTCGCCTGGTCCACCGTTTCTACGAGGGAGTCGCCGAGGACCCGGTCCTGCGGCCCATGTACCCCGAGGAGGACCTGGGCCCGGCCGAGGAGCGCCTCACGCTCTTCCTGATCCAGTACTGGGGCGGCCCGACGACGTACAGCGACAACCGCGGCCACCCGCGCCTGCGCATGCGCCACGCCCCCTTCACCGTGAACCGCGAGGCGCACGACGCCTGGCTGAAGCACATGCGGGACGCCGTCGACTCCCTCGGCCTGTCCGAGGAGCACGAGCACACACTGTGGAGCTACCTGACGTACGCGGCGGCCTCGATGGTGAACACCCCCGACTGA
- a CDS encoding FtsX-like permease family protein: MTGLGGAARFVLLRARAHRLLLAAALLTVLLTTAVLATLAAYSGAIGDAALRHSLGDARNAADTALIVKADVPADGRKAADTAVRNGARKTFDGLPVTVRALMRSGPYALPRSLQPPAERSGDPDLTHFAALDRSQVRLVAGRLPGPAERGVEVALPQTAAQRLGLEPGARLTLTDRLSGPKVPVTVTGLYRPARTDAPYWQLDDLRGRGISKLDFTTYGPLLTDPGVVTGAKVSAGPSAWLASADFSTLTTEGIDTLREAARAGNAALREQPALSGTTAASTALPEVLDRVDRSLLVSRSTLLIVALQLVLLAACALLLVARLLSTERTGETRLLRARGASRRRIAGLAALEALLLAVPSVLCAPLLAGPLTRLLAGQGPLSRIGLHLDVPAGGRVGVWLVAAGVALGCALAVTLPALTSSADSFTSGRARALPDAVRSGADLGLLAVAGVAYWQLDRQTSGAVTGDRSGALGIDPLLVAAPALALLAGTVLTLRLLPPVARLAERRAAGGRGLTAALAGWQIARRPMRGAGPVLLLVLAVALGMLAIGQGASWDRSQDDQADFRAGVPVRVLAAGDGGPGRTEEYAAVPHVRQVAPAVRAELPLSGNRTATVLALDTAHAADDVLMRSDLASEPVRPLLAGLGPKGATAGAKVPADTARLRLTASLDSSGSGTTADVTATLEDRFGTPYRVPAGELPADGRGHTLDLPASPGPLTLTDLQLVMTRPIDRAERHRLTIEELTATDADGTVRRLPLPDAWKATVHSDGEVSSPDERTKPTKPRVSMSSGSPTVEYGTGYVPREETWVISSLTVRLRVAQPAPPEVTAVATDRFLSSAGARAGQRVDVPFGGGTVPVRIVDSVRALPATTAAGSGADGGALLVDLRAVNRVIQARYGTSVTPTEWWLGTAPGEAADVAAALRARPDMDPAQVVVRDEIAEQLRDDPFGAGPEAAFTAAAGVAAALAAVGFAVSAAGSLRERGAEFAVLRALGAPRRRLARTIAVEQGVLLALALLVGAALGTVLTRAVVPLIVLTSEAAQPVPRVLVELPVPDVTVLLAAVAITPVLVTAALALRRADPVTSLREQEGE; the protein is encoded by the coding sequence GTGACGGGGTTAGGCGGAGCCGCGAGGTTCGTCCTCCTGCGCGCACGGGCGCATCGCCTGCTGCTCGCCGCCGCACTGCTCACCGTCCTGCTGACCACGGCGGTCCTGGCGACCCTCGCCGCCTACTCCGGCGCGATCGGCGACGCCGCCCTGCGCCACTCCCTGGGCGATGCCCGCAACGCCGCCGACACCGCGCTGATCGTCAAGGCCGACGTGCCCGCGGACGGTCGCAAGGCCGCCGACACCGCCGTACGCAACGGGGCCCGGAAGACCTTCGACGGGCTGCCGGTGACCGTGCGGGCCCTGATGCGGTCGGGTCCGTACGCGCTGCCCCGCTCCCTGCAACCGCCCGCCGAGCGGTCCGGCGACCCGGACCTGACCCACTTCGCCGCTCTGGACCGGTCGCAGGTGCGGCTCGTCGCCGGGCGGTTACCCGGCCCGGCGGAACGGGGCGTCGAGGTGGCCCTCCCGCAGACCGCCGCCCAGCGCCTCGGCCTGGAGCCCGGCGCCCGTCTCACCCTCACCGACCGGCTCAGCGGGCCGAAGGTGCCCGTCACGGTCACCGGCCTGTACCGGCCCGCCCGGACGGACGCGCCGTACTGGCAACTCGACGATCTGCGCGGCCGGGGCATCAGCAAGCTCGACTTCACGACGTACGGCCCGCTCCTGACCGATCCCGGCGTCGTGACCGGCGCAAAGGTGAGCGCCGGACCCTCCGCCTGGCTCGCGTCCGCCGACTTCTCGACGCTGACGACCGAGGGGATCGACACCCTGCGCGAGGCGGCCCGCGCCGGGAACGCGGCGTTGCGCGAGCAGCCGGCGCTCAGCGGCACCACGGCCGCGAGCACCGCGCTGCCCGAGGTCCTCGACCGCGTCGACCGCTCGCTGCTCGTCTCCCGCTCCACGCTGCTGATCGTCGCCCTCCAGCTGGTGCTGCTCGCCGCCTGTGCCCTGCTGCTGGTGGCCCGGCTGCTGAGTACCGAACGCACGGGCGAGACCCGGCTGCTGCGGGCCCGCGGCGCCTCCCGCCGCCGGATCGCGGGGCTCGCCGCCCTGGAGGCGCTGCTGCTGGCCGTCCCCTCGGTGCTCTGCGCCCCGCTGCTCGCGGGTCCGCTGACCCGGCTGCTGGCCGGGCAGGGGCCGCTGTCCCGGATCGGGCTGCACCTGGACGTGCCGGCCGGCGGGCGCGTCGGGGTGTGGCTGGTGGCGGCGGGCGTGGCGCTGGGCTGCGCGCTGGCGGTGACGCTGCCCGCGCTGACCTCCTCCGCCGACTCCTTCACCTCCGGCCGGGCCCGGGCGCTGCCCGACGCGGTGCGCTCCGGTGCGGACCTCGGGCTGCTGGCGGTGGCCGGTGTCGCGTACTGGCAGCTCGACCGGCAGACGTCCGGCGCCGTCACCGGGGACCGGTCGGGCGCTCTCGGCATCGATCCACTGCTGGTGGCGGCGCCCGCGCTCGCGCTGCTGGCGGGGACGGTGCTGACGCTGCGGCTGCTGCCGCCGGTGGCGCGGCTCGCCGAACGCCGGGCGGCCGGCGGGCGCGGGCTGACCGCGGCGCTGGCGGGCTGGCAGATCGCCCGCCGCCCGATGCGCGGCGCGGGCCCGGTGCTGCTGCTGGTCCTGGCCGTCGCGCTCGGCATGCTGGCGATCGGGCAGGGCGCCTCCTGGGACCGCTCGCAGGACGACCAGGCCGACTTCCGGGCCGGGGTGCCGGTGCGCGTCCTGGCCGCCGGGGACGGCGGGCCCGGCCGCACCGAGGAGTACGCGGCCGTCCCGCACGTACGGCAGGTCGCCCCCGCGGTGCGTGCGGAGCTGCCGCTGTCCGGCAACCGGACCGCGACGGTGCTGGCGCTGGACACCGCGCACGCGGCGGACGACGTGCTGATGCGCTCCGACCTGGCGTCCGAGCCGGTACGGCCGCTGCTGGCGGGGCTGGGCCCCAAGGGGGCGACGGCGGGCGCGAAGGTCCCGGCGGACACCGCCCGGCTGCGGCTGACGGCGAGCCTGGACAGTTCGGGATCCGGCACGACGGCGGACGTGACGGCCACCCTGGAGGACCGCTTCGGCACTCCCTACCGGGTGCCGGCGGGCGAACTCCCCGCCGACGGCCGCGGACACACGCTGGACCTGCCCGCCTCGCCGGGCCCGCTGACCCTCACCGACCTGCAACTCGTCATGACCCGGCCGATCGACCGCGCGGAGCGACACCGGCTCACGATCGAGGAGTTGACCGCCACGGACGCCGACGGGACGGTACGGCGGCTGCCCCTGCCCGACGCCTGGAAGGCCACCGTGCACAGCGACGGGGAGGTGTCGTCGCCGGACGAGCGCACGAAACCGACCAAACCCCGCGTGAGCATGTCGTCCGGGTCGCCGACGGTCGAGTACGGCACGGGGTACGTCCCGCGCGAGGAGACCTGGGTCATCTCGTCGTTGACGGTGCGGCTGCGGGTCGCGCAGCCCGCGCCGCCCGAGGTCACGGCCGTCGCGACCGACCGCTTCCTGTCCTCGGCGGGCGCCCGTGCCGGGCAGCGCGTGGACGTGCCGTTCGGCGGCGGGACCGTACCGGTGCGGATCGTGGACTCGGTGCGGGCGCTGCCGGCCACGACCGCGGCCGGATCCGGTGCCGACGGCGGGGCCCTGCTGGTCGATCTGCGGGCCGTGAACCGGGTGATTCAGGCGCGGTACGGCACGAGCGTCACGCCCACCGAATGGTGGCTGGGGACGGCGCCGGGCGAGGCGGCCGACGTGGCGGCCGCCCTGCGGGCGCGGCCCGACATGGATCCGGCGCAGGTCGTGGTGCGGGACGAGATCGCCGAGCAGTTGCGCGACGACCCGTTCGGCGCGGGCCCCGAGGCCGCGTTCACGGCGGCTGCCGGGGTGGCGGCGGCGCTGGCCGCGGTCGGCTTCGCGGTGAGCGCGGCGGGCTCCCTGCGGGAGCGGGGCGCCGAGTTCGCCGTCCTGCGCGCCCTGGGTGCCCCGCGCCGCCGGCTGGCCCGCACGATCGCCGTCGAGCAGGGCGTTCTGCTGGCGCTGGCGCTGCTGGTGGGCGCAGCCCTGGGCACCGTGCTGACGCGGGCCGTGGTCCCGCTGATCGTGCTGACCTCCGAGGCCGCGCAGCCGGTCCCGCGGGTGCTGGTCGAGTTGCCCGTCCCCGACGTGACGGTCCTGCTGGCGGCCGTGGCCATCACCCCGGTGCTCGTCACGGCGGCGCTCGCACTGCGCCGGGCCGATCCGGTGACGTCGCTGCGCGAGCAGGAGGGCGAGTGA
- a CDS encoding ABC transporter ATP-binding protein: MTADPTLTDLAHRAKTARTRPTYGHDALITCDRLVRIFTTDGIEVQALQGLDLLVREGELMALVGASGSGKSTLMNILAGLDTPTAGAARVAGRDLLTMTAKDRLAYRREVVGFVWQQTARNLLPYLTAAQNIALPMQLSGRTGTRTRTRKARRTHAERALELLELLEAGDCRDRRPHQMSGGQQQRVAIAVALANNPAVLLADEPTGELDSHTAEQVFAAFRTANEQLGTTIVIVTHDQAVAGEVRRTVAIHDGRTSTEVLRRSEVDAATGHETVVAREYAMLDRAGRLQLPADYTQALGMRDRVALELETDHIGVWPDDSEQD; the protein is encoded by the coding sequence ATGACGGCCGACCCCACCCTCACCGACCTGGCCCACCGGGCAAAAACGGCCCGCACCCGCCCCACCTACGGCCACGACGCCCTCATTACCTGCGACCGCCTCGTCCGCATCTTCACCACGGACGGCATAGAAGTCCAAGCCCTCCAAGGCCTCGACCTCCTCGTCCGTGAGGGCGAACTCATGGCCCTCGTCGGCGCCTCCGGCAGCGGCAAGTCCACGCTCATGAACATCCTCGCCGGCCTCGACACCCCCACCGCCGGCGCCGCCCGCGTCGCCGGCCGCGACCTGCTCACGATGACCGCCAAGGACCGCCTCGCCTACCGTCGCGAAGTCGTCGGCTTCGTCTGGCAGCAGACCGCCCGCAACCTCCTCCCCTACCTGACCGCCGCCCAGAACATCGCCCTCCCGATGCAACTGTCCGGCCGAACCGGCACTCGTACCCGCACCCGCAAGGCCCGCCGCACCCACGCCGAACGCGCCCTGGAGCTCCTGGAGTTGCTGGAGGCAGGGGACTGCCGCGACCGCCGCCCCCACCAGATGTCCGGCGGCCAGCAACAACGCGTCGCCATCGCCGTGGCCCTCGCCAACAACCCCGCGGTCCTGCTCGCCGACGAACCCACCGGCGAACTCGACTCCCACACCGCGGAACAGGTCTTCGCCGCCTTCCGCACCGCGAACGAGCAGCTGGGCACCACCATCGTCATCGTCACGCACGACCAGGCGGTCGCCGGCGAGGTCCGCCGCACGGTGGCCATCCACGACGGCCGCACGTCCACGGAGGTCCTGCGCCGCAGCGAGGTCGACGCGGCGACCGGCCACGAGACGGTGGTGGCCCGTGAGTACGCCATGCTCGACCGCGCGGGCCGCCTTCAGCTCCCCGCCGACTACACCCAGGCCCTGGGCATGCGCGACCGCGTGGCACTGGAACTGGAGACCGACCACATCGGCGTCTGGCCCGACGACAGCGAACAGGACTGA
- a CDS encoding FtsX-like permease family protein produces MNPVLASWVRTRLRSAPGAACALALLVALTACLAAAFPRAVDRYEDAGLRRALDQARPEQIGVELAATLPDLGLTQAQREDALRPGPLSRQYARALATVERPLVADRAQSAYGVRTTRDLPATDPWLPRPTGLPAQVSLVAQQGLADHADVRTGRLPRAADPVTAATAEVEAAVSAETAESLRIKVGSVIHVPGVERAPLAVRVTAIVTPRDPAGAYWSTQPLLRTPSLVRLPGPSSEADRYWLGALLLPSEAAPAMLGTTGSPWRYWQLAPAADALHAHDLEELRSTIASLESGPGLSRARAATDPLTNVNTDLDEVLASYGRLREGVQPLVAVAAFGTGAVAAVVLLMAGGLAADRRRTELALLRARGASLRGVAGRLLAETAVVALPAGAFGLAAALLALPGARAVPAIAAAATVTAVACAVLPLRAAAAHRVVRVHGGREDVVSVRPSRRRTVAELTLVVLGAGAVETLRRRGTSDSAGDQLAALAPVLVGVIAALVLVRLYPLPLRALARPAGRLRGILGHLSLARAGRTSASAVLPLLALLTALTSAAFGGSVLAGVREARDHAALLAVGADARIESTAPLPAALPDRVRRAPGVRDLAEASITYQARPDAGEQTVPMVGVDPGAYAALAGRTGLGAFGEGELRDPAAGKSAGGTGSAGETGSAGGTGSAGETGPGGETDPAGGTGSAGGTGSAGETGSAGETGSAGETGSAGETGAGTRQEVPLPALASPSTARTYGTRPFPVRLEDGTTVTVRIALVRDRTPAVTGADFLVVDRAGLSDAAARPTALLVTGDHLDAGALRSAAGESGHVRLRAEERAGYVDSPLQSGAERVYAAAVAAGAGYAVLALLLALLRTAPERIALLARLRTMGLTRAQGRRLLILESLPQAFLAAAGGALTGWATIRLLSPGVDLTTIALASTQPPPGETELHTDALSLAVPALSVLLLAVGVAVGQAWWSGRRGSVKELRAGDAR; encoded by the coding sequence GTGAATCCGGTCCTGGCTTCCTGGGTGCGCACGCGGCTGCGGTCCGCCCCCGGCGCGGCATGTGCCCTCGCCCTGCTGGTGGCGCTGACCGCGTGCCTGGCCGCCGCGTTCCCGCGGGCCGTCGACCGGTACGAGGACGCCGGCCTGCGCCGGGCCCTCGACCAGGCCCGCCCCGAGCAGATCGGCGTCGAACTCGCCGCCACGCTGCCCGACCTCGGCCTGACGCAGGCCCAACGGGAGGACGCCCTGCGCCCCGGCCCCCTGTCCCGGCAGTACGCCCGGGCCCTCGCCACCGTCGAACGGCCGCTGGTCGCCGACCGCGCCCAGTCGGCGTACGGCGTGCGTACCACCCGGGACCTGCCCGCGACGGACCCCTGGCTCCCGAGGCCCACCGGTCTGCCCGCGCAGGTCTCCCTCGTGGCCCAGCAGGGCCTGGCCGACCACGCGGACGTGCGCACGGGACGCCTTCCGCGCGCGGCCGACCCGGTCACCGCGGCGACGGCCGAGGTGGAGGCCGCAGTCAGCGCCGAGACGGCCGAGAGCCTGCGCATCAAGGTCGGTTCGGTGATCCACGTACCCGGCGTGGAACGCGCCCCGCTCGCCGTCCGCGTCACCGCGATCGTCACCCCGCGCGACCCGGCCGGCGCCTACTGGTCGACCCAGCCCCTCCTGCGTACCCCCAGCCTGGTCCGCCTGCCCGGTCCGTCCTCGGAGGCGGACCGGTACTGGCTCGGCGCCCTGCTGCTGCCCTCCGAGGCGGCCCCGGCCATGCTGGGCACGACCGGCAGCCCCTGGCGGTACTGGCAGCTGGCGCCCGCAGCCGACGCGCTGCACGCCCACGACCTGGAGGAACTCCGCTCCACGATCGCCTCCCTGGAATCCGGCCCGGGACTGAGCCGGGCCCGCGCTGCGACCGACCCGCTCACGAACGTCAACACCGACCTCGACGAGGTCCTCGCCTCCTACGGCCGCCTGCGCGAGGGTGTCCAACCGCTCGTCGCCGTCGCCGCGTTCGGCACCGGCGCGGTCGCCGCCGTCGTGCTGCTGATGGCGGGCGGTCTCGCCGCCGACCGCCGCCGCACCGAACTCGCCCTGCTGCGCGCCCGAGGGGCCTCCCTGCGCGGTGTGGCGGGGCGGCTGCTCGCCGAGACGGCGGTGGTCGCCCTGCCCGCCGGCGCGTTCGGCCTCGCGGCGGCCCTGCTGGCGCTCCCCGGCGCCCGCGCCGTCCCCGCGATCGCGGCGGCCGCCACGGTCACGGCCGTCGCCTGCGCCGTCCTGCCCCTGCGGGCCGCTGCCGCCCACCGGGTGGTACGCGTCCACGGCGGCCGCGAGGACGTAGTGTCCGTACGTCCGTCCCGGCGCCGTACGGTCGCGGAGCTCACCCTCGTCGTGCTGGGCGCCGGCGCGGTCGAGACCCTGCGCCGGCGCGGCACGTCGGACTCCGCCGGAGACCAACTGGCCGCGCTGGCGCCCGTCCTGGTCGGGGTGATCGCCGCGCTGGTCCTGGTCCGCCTCTACCCGCTCCCGTTGCGCGCGCTGGCCCGCCCGGCCGGCCGTCTGCGGGGCATCCTGGGCCACCTCTCCCTGGCCCGCGCGGGCCGTACGTCCGCCTCCGCGGTACTCCCCCTGCTGGCGCTGCTCACCGCCCTGACCAGCGCGGCCTTCGGCGGTTCGGTCCTGGCGGGCGTGCGGGAGGCCCGTGACCACGCGGCCCTCCTCGCGGTCGGCGCCGACGCCCGCATCGAATCGACCGCCCCGCTCCCGGCCGCCCTCCCCGACCGCGTCCGCCGCGCCCCCGGCGTGCGCGACCTGGCCGAGGCGAGCATCACGTATCAGGCGAGGCCGGACGCGGGCGAGCAGACGGTACCGATGGTGGGCGTGGACCCCGGCGCGTACGCGGCGTTGGCGGGGCGGACGGGGCTCGGGGCTTTCGGGGAGGGAGAGTTGAGGGATCCGGCCGCGGGGAAGTCCGCGGGTGGGACCGGCTCAGCGGGTGAGACCGGCTCAGCGGGTGGGACCGGCTCAGCGGGTGAGACCGGCCCTGGAGGTGAGACCGACCCTGCGGGTGGGACCGGTTCTGCGGGTGGGACCGGCTCAGCGGGTGAGACCGGCTCCGCGGGTGAGACCGGCTCCGCGGGTGAGACCGGCTCAGCGGGTGAGACCGGCGCAGGGACGCGTCAGGAAGTGCCGCTCCCCGCCCTGGCCTCTCCGTCCACCGCCCGGACGTACGGCACCCGGCCCTTCCCGGTGCGCCTGGAGGACGGCACCACGGTCACCGTCCGGATCGCCCTCGTCCGGGACCGGACCCCGGCGGTCACGGGCGCCGACTTCCTGGTCGTGGACCGCGCCGGGCTGAGCGACGCCGCCGCCCGCCCGACTGCCCTGCTCGTGACCGGCGACCACTTGGACGCGGGGGCGCTGCGCAGTGCGGCGGGCGAGTCGGGGCACGTGCGGCTGCGGGCCGAGGAGCGCGCCGGGTACGTCGACTCCCCCCTCCAGTCAGGTGCCGAGCGCGTCTACGCCGCCGCGGTGGCGGCCGGCGCCGGCTACGCCGTCCTGGCCCTCCTCCTCGCCCTCCTGCGCACCGCCCCCGAACGCATCGCCCTGCTGGCCCGCCTCCGCACCATGGGCCTCACCCGCGCCCAGGGCCGCCGCCTGCTGATCCTGGAGTCCCTCCCCCAGGCCTTCCTGGCCGCAGCGGGCGGCGCCCTGACCGGCTGGGCCACGATCCGCCTCCTCTCCCCCGGCGTCGACCTGACCACCATCGCCCTGGCCTCGACGCAACCCCCTCCGGGAGAGACCGAGCTGCACACGGACGCCCTCTCCCTGGCGGTACCGGCACTCTCGGTCCTGCTGCTGGCGGTGGGGGTTGCGGTGGGGCAGGCGTGGTGGTCGGGGCGGAGGGGGTCGGTGAAGGAGCTGAGGGCGGGTGATGCGCGATGA
- a CDS encoding thioesterase family protein — MRHIYRCPLRWADMDAYGHVNNVVFLRYLEEARIDFLFRPDKDFQQGSVVARHEIDYKRQLVHRHTPVDIELWVTRIRAASFTLTYEVKDPDQVYVRASTVIVPFDFESQRPRRITAEEREFLEEYMDDAVDAADAADGAEDSDEEEAAAA, encoded by the coding sequence TTGCGGCACATCTACCGCTGCCCGCTGCGCTGGGCGGACATGGACGCATACGGCCACGTCAACAACGTGGTCTTCCTCCGCTACCTGGAGGAAGCCCGTATCGACTTCCTGTTCCGCCCGGACAAGGATTTCCAGCAGGGGTCCGTGGTGGCGCGCCATGAGATCGACTACAAGCGGCAGCTCGTGCACCGGCACACCCCCGTGGACATCGAGCTGTGGGTAACCCGGATCAGGGCGGCCTCCTTCACGCTCACCTACGAGGTCAAGGACCCGGACCAGGTCTACGTCCGGGCCTCGACGGTGATAGTGCCGTTCGACTTCGAGTCGCAGCGGCCGCGCCGGATCACGGCGGAGGAACGCGAGTTCCTGGAGGAGTACATGGACGACGCGGTCGATGCGGCCGACGCGGCCGACGGGGCCGAGGACTCCGACGAGGAGGAGGCCGCCGCCGCATGA